From a single Bacillus pseudomycoides DSM 12442 genomic region:
- the hpf gene encoding ribosome hibernation-promoting factor, HPF/YfiA family, whose product MKFNIRGENIEVTPALKEYVEKKLSKLERYFDTFPEVKVNLKVYSDKQRVEVTIPFTDLLLRAEETHSDMYAAIDLVVDKVERQIRKHKTKVNRKLREKGSPKTAFILTEPAATLEEVKEDELELVRTKRFDLKPMDVEEAILQMDMLGHNFFVFTNADTNETNVVYGRKDGKYGLIETK is encoded by the coding sequence ATGAAATTCAACATTCGTGGTGAAAATATTGAAGTAACTCCAGCATTAAAGGAATATGTAGAGAAAAAACTTAGCAAATTAGAGCGTTATTTTGATACATTCCCAGAGGTTAAAGTTAATTTAAAAGTATACTCTGACAAGCAACGTGTCGAGGTAACAATCCCATTTACAGATTTATTACTTCGTGCAGAAGAAACTCATAGCGATATGTACGCTGCAATTGATTTAGTGGTTGATAAAGTTGAGCGACAAATTCGTAAACATAAAACAAAAGTAAATCGTAAATTACGTGAAAAAGGCTCTCCGAAAACTGCATTTATCCTTACAGAGCCAGCGGCAACGTTGGAGGAAGTGAAAGAGGATGAATTAGAGCTTGTACGTACAAAACGATTTGATTTAAAACCAATGGATGTTGAAGAAGCCATTTTACAAATGGATATGTTAGGTCATAACTTCTTCGTCTTCACAAATGCGGATACAAATGAAACTAATGTTGTCTATGGCCGTAAAGATGGAAAATATGGATTAATTGAAACAAAATAA
- the cspC gene encoding cold shock protein CspC — protein MQGRVKWFNAEKGFGFIEREDGDDVFVHFSAIQQDGYKSLEEGQKVEFDIVDGARGPQAANVVKL, from the coding sequence ATGCAAGGAAGAGTAAAGTGGTTTAATGCAGAAAAAGGATTTGGGTTTATCGAGCGTGAAGACGGTGATGATGTTTTTGTTCATTTTTCTGCAATTCAACAGGATGGGTATAAGTCGTTAGAAGAGGGACAAAAAGTAGAATTTGACATTGTAGATGGTGCGCGTGGACCACAAGCAGCGAATGTTGTGAAATTATAA
- a CDS encoding ComF family protein, whose translation MHCLLCHDFISESVSWYSFFIQSDRRCICERCERKLSYIIGEICDDCGRPFESLSEEYREGNLCKDCVRWQEERKFLPIKNRSVYVYNDWMKEVLAQFKFRGDAELVRIFHAHFVATFRKYFSDCHAMIPIPLSKEREYERGFNQAELLASCLPLSFLQTSLSRKDTEKQSKKKRIERLSVANPFYFHKEEMFIGQHLLLIDDVYTTGITVRQVAKCLYDAGARKISSLTLCRG comes from the coding sequence ATGCATTGTCTACTTTGTCATGATTTTATTTCAGAAAGCGTTAGCTGGTATTCTTTTTTTATTCAGTCTGACAGGCGGTGTATATGTGAGCGATGTGAACGGAAACTTTCCTATATTATAGGAGAAATTTGTGATGACTGCGGCAGACCATTTGAGTCTCTGTCAGAGGAGTATAGAGAAGGTAACCTTTGCAAGGATTGCGTAAGATGGCAGGAAGAGAGAAAGTTTCTACCTATAAAAAATCGATCTGTGTACGTCTATAATGATTGGATGAAGGAAGTATTAGCTCAGTTTAAATTTCGTGGGGATGCTGAGCTTGTTCGTATTTTTCATGCGCACTTTGTAGCTACATTTCGTAAGTATTTTTCAGACTGTCATGCGATGATTCCGATTCCGCTTAGTAAGGAGCGAGAATACGAGCGTGGTTTTAATCAAGCGGAATTGTTAGCATCTTGTTTACCACTTAGTTTTCTACAAACATCTTTAAGTAGAAAAGACACGGAAAAGCAAAGTAAAAAGAAACGTATAGAGAGGCTTTCAGTAGCGAATCCCTTTTATTTTCACAAAGAAGAAATGTTTATTGGGCAGCATCTTTTACTCATTGATGATGTGTATACGACAGGAATTACGGTTAGGCAAGTTGCAAAGTGCCTGTATGATGCAGGTGCTCGAAAAATTTCTAGCCTTACTCTTTGCCGTGGGTAA
- a CDS encoding DEAD/DEAH box helicase has product MLVGRQMLREELPFSKDELDRLERQGDISLERGVIKKSSHYVCQRCGNAEPRLFASFLCKRCNQMCTYCRKCITMGRVGECTVLVRDIRDVVWESLPNPLRWEGHLSAGQERVASGVTEAVHQKESFFIWAVCGAGKTEMLFYGIDEALQKGERVCIATPRTDVVLELAPRLQTVFPDVPIAALYGGSLDREKEARLIVSTTHQLLRYYRAFDVMIVDEIDAFPYAMDKMLHHAVEQASKERAAQIYLTATPEETWKRKLWSGKQKGVIIPGRYHRQPLPVPRFRWCGNWKKALKRKEIPHVVFEWLKYYLLKQSPIFLFVPHVRYIDEVSVLLKKLDDRIEGVHAEDPKRKEKVASFRKGNIPLLVTTTILERGVTVENLQVAVLGAEEVIFSESALVQIAGRAGRSHRRPDGDILYFHYGKTEAMIRAKKHIQFMNKKAKQEGLIH; this is encoded by the coding sequence ATGCTAGTAGGAAGACAAATGCTACGAGAAGAACTTCCATTTTCGAAAGATGAACTAGATCGTTTGGAAAGACAAGGAGATATTTCTTTGGAAAGAGGTGTAATAAAGAAATCGTCACATTATGTATGTCAGCGCTGCGGAAATGCAGAACCGCGGTTATTTGCATCATTTCTATGTAAACGATGCAACCAAATGTGCACGTATTGCCGAAAGTGCATCACGATGGGGCGAGTGGGAGAATGTACAGTGCTCGTTCGAGATATACGAGATGTAGTATGGGAAAGTTTGCCGAATCCTTTACGGTGGGAGGGCCATTTATCAGCTGGGCAGGAGAGAGTAGCTAGCGGAGTAACAGAAGCAGTACACCAAAAAGAATCTTTTTTTATATGGGCAGTATGTGGAGCTGGTAAGACAGAGATGCTTTTTTATGGTATAGATGAAGCTTTACAAAAAGGCGAGCGGGTTTGTATTGCAACGCCGCGGACTGATGTGGTGTTAGAGCTCGCACCCCGTTTGCAAACTGTTTTTCCAGATGTACCGATTGCTGCGTTATATGGTGGTAGTTTGGACCGTGAAAAGGAAGCAAGGCTCATCGTTTCTACAACGCACCAGTTGCTTCGTTATTATAGAGCATTTGATGTTATGATTGTGGATGAAATTGATGCTTTTCCATATGCGATGGACAAGATGCTTCATCATGCAGTAGAGCAAGCGAGTAAAGAGCGAGCTGCGCAAATTTATTTAACTGCAACTCCGGAAGAAACATGGAAACGTAAGCTATGGAGTGGTAAACAAAAAGGTGTAATCATTCCGGGGCGTTATCATCGTCAGCCTTTGCCAGTCCCAAGGTTCCGGTGGTGCGGTAATTGGAAAAAGGCGTTAAAACGAAAAGAAATCCCGCATGTTGTTTTTGAATGGCTAAAGTATTATCTCCTTAAACAATCTCCTATTTTTCTATTTGTTCCTCACGTACGTTATATTGATGAAGTAAGTGTATTATTAAAAAAATTAGATGATCGCATTGAAGGTGTTCATGCTGAGGATCCAAAGCGAAAAGAAAAGGTAGCTTCGTTCCGAAAAGGAAATATCCCATTATTAGTAACGACGACGATTTTGGAACGCGGCGTGACGGTAGAGAATTTACAAGTAGCGGTGTTAGGGGCGGAAGAGGTCATTTTTTCGGAAAGTGCACTTGTACAAATTGCTGGCAGGGCCGGCAGAAGTCATCGCAGGCCAGATGGTGATATTCTTTATTTTCATTATGGAAAAACAGAAGCAATGATACGCGCAAAAAAACATATTCAATTTATGAATAAAAAGGCAAAGCAAGAAGGGTTGATACATTAA
- a CDS encoding NlpC/P60 family protein encodes MKKLKMASCALAAGFMMFSVVTPNVFAEKIEDVKTQINTQNDTLHKQQQERDELQKQMTDLNKTVQDLDTSVQENAAKLDETTKKVEETQALIEKKNQNIADLQTKIAKREELLRKRLVALQEQPNTNVVTEVVVNSKNIADLVDRLTSVSKILESDEDIMTTQQQDQATVKKDVETVKEKQKELKEAQVKIETAKKELDAEKAKKQEAVNDLSGKMDTVVNSMTSTEGQLKELEKQALYLQQLAEKEAQEKAAQEAAAKKQAEQAQQPAQQTAPANNGEQAKKEDVKPAPAPAPANNGGQAKKEETRPAPAPKGGVIEKAESLIGMKYVWGSSSPSNGGFDCSGLVSYVYGLGHQTTSSLWGSVQKISASEAQPGDLIFLQGTYRAGVSHVGIYIGNGQMIHAADEKTGVTRGSVNSSYNQAHFLGYGRL; translated from the coding sequence ATGAAAAAGCTAAAAATGGCATCTTGCGCATTGGCTGCAGGATTTATGATGTTTTCAGTGGTAACACCAAATGTATTTGCGGAAAAGATTGAGGATGTAAAAACACAAATTAACACACAAAATGATACTTTACATAAGCAACAACAAGAACGTGACGAGCTTCAAAAACAAATGACCGACTTAAATAAAACGGTTCAAGATTTAGATACGTCTGTTCAAGAAAATGCAGCAAAACTTGATGAAACAACGAAAAAAGTTGAAGAAACACAAGCATTAATCGAGAAGAAAAATCAAAACATTGCAGATTTACAAACGAAAATTGCAAAACGTGAAGAGTTATTAAGAAAGCGTTTAGTAGCGCTTCAAGAGCAACCAAATACAAACGTTGTAACAGAAGTTGTTGTAAACTCTAAAAACATTGCAGATTTAGTAGATCGTTTAACTTCTGTTTCGAAAATTCTTGAATCTGATGAAGATATCATGACAACACAACAACAAGATCAAGCAACTGTGAAAAAAGATGTTGAAACGGTAAAAGAAAAACAAAAAGAATTAAAAGAAGCGCAAGTAAAAATCGAAACTGCAAAGAAAGAACTTGATGCTGAAAAAGCGAAAAAACAAGAAGCAGTGAACGATTTAAGCGGTAAAATGGATACAGTTGTAAACAGCATGACAAGCACAGAGGGTCAATTAAAAGAGCTTGAAAAGCAAGCATTATACTTACAACAACTAGCTGAAAAAGAAGCACAAGAAAAAGCAGCGCAAGAAGCTGCTGCGAAGAAACAAGCAGAGCAAGCTCAGCAACCGGCACAACAAACTGCACCAGCAAATAATGGTGAACAAGCTAAGAAAGAAGATGTTAAGCCAGCACCAGCACCAGCGCCTGCAAATAATGGTGGACAAGCTAAGAAAGAAGAAACTAGACCAGCACCAGCTCCAAAAGGTGGGGTAATTGAAAAAGCGGAAAGTTTAATTGGTATGAAATATGTATGGGGAAGCTCTTCACCGTCAAACGGCGGATTTGACTGCAGCGGTTTAGTCTCGTATGTGTATGGATTAGGGCATCAAACTACTTCTAGTTTATGGGGTTCTGTACAAAAAATTAGCGCATCTGAAGCGCAACCAGGTGACCTTATCTTCTTGCAAGGTACTTACAGAGCAGGTGTATCTCACGTTGGAATTTACATTGGTAACGGTCAAATGATTCATGCTGCTGATGAGAAAACAGGCGTTACTCGCGGTAGCGTAAATAGCAGTTATAACCAAGCTCATTTCTTAGGTTACGGTAGATTATAA
- a CDS encoding winged helix-turn-helix transcriptional regulator, translated as MEHNSCLCPKFESAFTLLSKKWTGLIIKSLLEEPKRFREIADIIPNMSDRMLSERLKELESEGVVVRNVYPEVPVRIEYGLTDKGKALESVMNEVQNWAEKWVK; from the coding sequence ATGGAGCATAATTCTTGTTTATGTCCAAAGTTTGAGTCGGCTTTTACACTTCTTAGTAAAAAGTGGACGGGTTTAATTATTAAATCTTTGTTAGAAGAGCCGAAGCGATTTAGAGAAATTGCGGATATTATCCCAAATATGAGTGATCGTATGTTGTCAGAGCGTTTAAAAGAATTAGAGAGTGAAGGTGTAGTCGTTCGTAATGTGTACCCAGAAGTACCTGTTAGAATCGAATACGGATTAACAGACAAGGGAAAAGCATTAGAAAGTGTTATGAATGAAGTCCAAAATTGGGCTGAAAAATGGGTGAAATAA
- a CDS encoding DegV family protein, translated as MRTAIVTDSTAYIPKHIREELNIHMIPLNVIFGTNSYQEEAEITADDFYVKVREHEELPKTSQPAIGKFVELFEELAKEYDAVICIHLSSGISGTYQTATTAGQMVEGINVYTYDSEISCEVQGFYVREGARMVSEGKAPEEILARFDEMKQTIDAYFVVDDLHHLQRGGRLNSAQAFIGSLLQVKPVLYFRDKVIIPFEKIRTRKKALKRIVEIFDEHASKGMPMEAVIIHANREEEAKEWQQELEEKYPHVTIRISYFGAVIGTHLGEGSLGLGWYTK; from the coding sequence ATGAGAACAGCTATTGTTACTGATAGTACAGCATATATACCGAAGCATATTCGTGAAGAACTCAATATACATATGATTCCATTAAATGTGATTTTTGGAACGAATTCTTATCAAGAAGAAGCAGAAATTACAGCGGATGACTTTTATGTAAAAGTACGTGAACATGAAGAACTTCCAAAAACTTCTCAACCAGCAATTGGAAAATTTGTGGAGCTATTTGAAGAACTGGCAAAAGAATACGATGCGGTGATTTGTATCCATCTTTCAAGCGGAATTAGCGGGACATATCAAACAGCAACGACAGCTGGGCAAATGGTCGAAGGGATAAACGTATATACGTATGATTCTGAAATTAGTTGTGAAGTACAAGGGTTTTATGTGCGTGAAGGTGCAAGAATGGTAAGCGAAGGAAAGGCGCCAGAAGAGATTTTAGCTAGGTTTGATGAAATGAAGCAAACAATAGATGCTTATTTTGTTGTTGATGATCTCCATCATTTGCAACGCGGTGGCCGTTTAAATAGCGCGCAAGCATTTATTGGTAGCTTATTGCAAGTAAAGCCAGTTTTATATTTTAGAGATAAAGTTATTATCCCGTTTGAAAAAATTCGCACACGCAAAAAGGCACTAAAGCGTATCGTTGAAATTTTCGATGAACATGCGAGTAAAGGTATGCCGATGGAAGCTGTTATCATTCATGCAAATCGTGAAGAAGAAGCGAAAGAGTGGCAGCAAGAATTAGAGGAAAAGTACCCTCATGTTACAATCCGCATCAGTTATTTTGGTGCTGTAATTGGAACGCACTTAGGAGAGGGATCACTAGGTCTAGGGTGGTATACAAAATAA
- a CDS encoding YigZ family protein, with amino-acid sequence MLLQYLTIKGYGEHEIVIQKSRFICYISRAKTEEEAQEFIQKIKKQHWNATHNCSAYLIGEQDQIQKANDDGEPSGTAGVPMLEVLKKRGLKDTVVVVTRYFGGIKLGAGGLIRAYGKCTSEGINYVGVVERKLMRVTKTEIDYTLLGKIENELRHSKYAIKEIHYLENVTFDTYVEEDQKQTFTEWMIELTNGKCTIQEDDMLYLEQDIVQQ; translated from the coding sequence TTGTTATTACAATATTTAACAATCAAAGGCTACGGTGAGCACGAAATTGTCATTCAAAAGTCACGGTTTATTTGCTATATAAGTCGAGCGAAAACAGAAGAAGAAGCACAAGAATTTATTCAAAAGATAAAAAAGCAGCATTGGAACGCAACACACAACTGCTCAGCCTATTTAATTGGGGAGCAAGATCAAATTCAAAAGGCAAATGATGACGGTGAACCAAGCGGTACAGCTGGTGTACCTATGCTAGAAGTATTAAAAAAACGTGGATTGAAAGATACCGTTGTTGTTGTCACACGATATTTTGGCGGCATTAAACTTGGTGCCGGTGGTTTAATTCGTGCATATGGAAAATGTACAAGTGAAGGAATTAACTATGTAGGTGTTGTCGAACGAAAATTAATGCGAGTTACGAAGACAGAAATTGATTACACACTACTTGGAAAAATTGAAAATGAATTACGCCACTCAAAATATGCTATTAAAGAGATTCATTACCTAGAAAATGTGACATTTGACACTTATGTGGAAGAAGATCAAAAACAAACTTTCACAGAGTGGATGATTGAACTAACAAATGGGAAATGTACAATACAAGAAGATGACATGCTGTATTTAGAACAAGACATTGTGCAACAATAA
- a CDS encoding LCP family protein, which yields MEERYHHLQKRRVKKKRRRRLFIYLIFMSLIGSVGLYMFNSYSSLMEMYSGFTRDKSKLRAVDVEITKEPFSVLIMGIEDYATDGQNGRTDSLMFATINPKTKNVSLMSIPRDSRVTIAGKNKKDKINAAHAYGGEKMALDTVENFLRVPVDHYVKIDFKGFKGIVDAVGGITVDVPFNFEERSDIDYYKLIQFKQGQQELNGEEALAYVRMRKQDPNGDYGRAARQRQVLAAVVHKLNSASTVFKIKDLAEVVGKYVKTDIPVSDGLALYNKLSGFDPSNIKTIKLEGEDKKLNDIYYFIPDEMSVQNVRNEILKNLGQDKTDTNSTTNTSSNSDTNSTNSSTKKKEQESPSTNANAEWLMRNHQ from the coding sequence ATGGAAGAGCGTTATCATCATCTCCAGAAAAGAAGAGTGAAAAAAAAGCGCAGACGTAGATTGTTTATCTACCTCATTTTTATGTCCTTAATTGGTAGTGTAGGGCTTTACATGTTTAACTCTTACTCTTCACTCATGGAGATGTATAGTGGCTTTACTCGTGATAAATCAAAATTACGTGCGGTAGATGTAGAAATTACAAAAGAACCTTTCAGCGTCCTTATTATGGGAATTGAAGATTATGCAACGGATGGACAAAATGGACGAACAGATTCTCTTATGTTCGCAACAATTAACCCAAAAACAAAAAATGTTTCACTCATGAGTATCCCGCGTGACTCACGTGTTACGATTGCTGGAAAAAATAAAAAAGATAAAATTAACGCGGCGCATGCTTACGGCGGAGAAAAAATGGCATTAGACACAGTCGAGAATTTTTTACGTGTGCCTGTTGACCACTACGTAAAAATTGACTTCAAAGGCTTTAAAGGAATTGTCGATGCCGTTGGTGGCATTACAGTCGATGTTCCATTTAATTTCGAGGAACGATCTGATATAGATTACTACAAGCTGATTCAATTTAAACAAGGACAGCAAGAATTAAATGGCGAAGAAGCACTCGCTTATGTCCGTATGCGAAAGCAAGATCCAAATGGAGATTATGGCCGAGCTGCAAGACAACGACAAGTACTTGCCGCGGTTGTCCATAAACTAAATTCCGCTTCTACAGTCTTTAAGATTAAAGATTTAGCGGAGGTTGTTGGAAAATATGTAAAAACTGATATACCTGTATCCGATGGACTTGCCTTATATAATAAGTTATCTGGATTCGATCCTTCTAACATAAAAACGATTAAATTAGAAGGTGAAGATAAAAAACTAAATGATATCTATTACTTTATTCCAGATGAAATGAGCGTTCAAAATGTTCGTAATGAAATTTTGAAAAACTTAGGACAAGATAAAACAGACACGAATTCTACAACCAATACAAGTTCTAATTCTGATACGAATTCAACAAATTCATCTACTAAGAAAAAAGAACAGGAATCTCCGTCTACGAACGCTAACGCGGAATGGTTAATGCGAAATCATCAGTAG
- the wecB gene encoding non-hydrolyzing UDP-N-acetylglucosamine 2-epimerase, whose product MTERLKVMTIFGTRPEAIKMAPLVLELQKYPEKIESIVAVTAQHRQMLDQVLNIFGITPDFDLNIMKDRQTLIDITTRGLEGLDKVMKEAKPHIVLVHGDTTTTFIASLAAFYNQIPVGHVEAGLRTWDKYSPYPEEMNRQLTGVMADLHFSPTAKSATNLQQENKNEARIFVTGNTAIDALKTTVKEEYSHPVLEKLGNDRLVLMTAHRRENLGEPMRNMFRAIKRLVEKYEDVQVVYPVHMNPVVRETANDILGDHNRIHLIEPLDVIDFHNVAARSYLMLTDSGGVQEEAPSLGVPVLVLRDTTERPEGIEAGTLKLAGTDEETIFTLADELLSNKEAHDKMAQASNPYGDGLASERIVEAILQYFNKK is encoded by the coding sequence ATGACTGAACGTTTAAAAGTAATGACGATTTTTGGAACACGTCCAGAAGCGATTAAAATGGCACCTCTTGTGTTAGAGTTGCAAAAATATCCTGAGAAAATTGAATCAATTGTAGCAGTGACAGCACAGCATCGCCAAATGTTAGATCAAGTATTGAATATCTTTGGTATTACGCCGGATTTTGATTTGAATATCATGAAAGACCGTCAAACATTAATTGATATTACAACACGTGGTTTAGAGGGCTTAGATAAAGTAATGAAGGAAGCAAAGCCACATATCGTTCTTGTACATGGTGATACAACAACTACTTTTATTGCGAGCCTTGCTGCTTTCTATAATCAAATTCCGGTTGGCCATGTTGAAGCTGGACTTCGTACATGGGATAAATATTCTCCATACCCGGAAGAAATGAACCGTCAATTAACAGGTGTAATGGCAGATCTTCATTTCTCGCCTACTGCAAAATCAGCAACGAACTTGCAACAAGAAAATAAAAATGAAGCACGTATTTTCGTAACAGGAAATACAGCGATTGATGCACTAAAAACAACAGTGAAAGAAGAATATAGTCATCCAGTACTAGAGAAGCTTGGAAATGACCGACTTGTACTTATGACAGCACATCGTCGTGAAAATTTAGGTGAACCAATGCGCAATATGTTCCGTGCAATTAAACGCCTTGTTGAAAAGTACGAAGATGTACAAGTTGTGTACCCAGTTCATATGAATCCTGTTGTTCGTGAAACAGCTAACGATATTTTAGGAGATCATAATCGTATTCACTTAATTGAACCACTAGATGTAATTGATTTCCATAACGTTGCAGCACGTTCATACTTAATGTTAACAGATTCTGGTGGTGTGCAGGAGGAAGCACCTTCTCTTGGCGTACCGGTTCTTGTTCTACGTGATACGACAGAACGTCCGGAAGGTATTGAAGCAGGTACATTAAAATTAGCAGGTACAGACGAAGAAACAATCTTTACACTTGCAGACGAATTATTATCTAATAAAGAAGCACATGATAAAATGGCGCAAGCATCTAATCCTTATGGTGATGGCCTTGCTTCAGAGCGTATTGTAGAAGCAATTTTACAATATTTTAATAAAAAATAA
- a CDS encoding glycosyltransferase family 4 protein encodes MDSQVIYAVLASFITVLVVTPFVIKLAFKIGATDKPNARKVHQKIMPRLGGLAIFIGVAVGFFVSGLYEQRMMSITIGAVIIIIIGILDDMYELSAKVKFGGQLLVAVLIVKSGLLVQVLYIPILGDTELGILAYPITVFWIVGITNAINLIDGLDGLSAGISSIVLATLAYMAFTSPMGTGAVIILPLALIALASTLGFLFYNFHPAKIFMGDTGALFLGYCISVISLLGLYKSVTLFSFLVPIIILGVPIFDTTFAIIRRIVNKKPISAPDKSHLHHRLLAMGFSHRTTVLIIYAFGIFFSVNAIIFTSATLWLSIILLFALIFFTEIVAEVIGLVHERYKPIISFYKKVKKRE; translated from the coding sequence ATGGACTCACAAGTGATTTATGCTGTTTTGGCATCTTTCATTACCGTATTAGTTGTTACTCCTTTCGTTATCAAATTAGCATTTAAGATTGGAGCAACTGATAAGCCAAACGCACGTAAAGTACACCAAAAAATTATGCCTCGTCTAGGTGGACTGGCAATTTTCATTGGTGTAGCCGTTGGGTTCTTTGTTAGTGGATTATATGAACAAAGAATGATGTCGATTACTATAGGTGCTGTTATCATTATCATCATCGGTATTTTAGATGATATGTACGAATTATCAGCAAAGGTAAAGTTCGGTGGACAACTGTTAGTTGCCGTACTTATTGTAAAAAGTGGATTATTAGTACAGGTGTTGTATATTCCAATCTTAGGAGATACTGAACTTGGTATCCTTGCATATCCAATTACAGTATTTTGGATTGTAGGTATTACAAATGCCATTAACTTAATTGATGGATTAGATGGATTATCCGCTGGGATTTCATCTATCGTCCTTGCAACATTAGCATATATGGCCTTTACTAGCCCTATGGGTACTGGTGCTGTTATTATTCTGCCACTAGCACTCATTGCACTTGCAAGTACACTTGGATTTTTATTCTATAACTTCCATCCAGCAAAAATTTTCATGGGAGACACAGGTGCATTATTTTTAGGATATTGTATTTCTGTTATATCGTTACTGGGATTATACAAAAGTGTAACGTTATTCAGTTTCCTTGTTCCTATTATCATTTTAGGTGTACCTATCTTTGATACCACATTTGCAATTATCAGACGAATTGTGAATAAAAAACCAATTTCTGCACCAGATAAATCGCATTTACATCATCGTCTATTGGCAATGGGCTTTTCTCATCGTACGACGGTACTTATCATTTACGCATTTGGTATTTTCTTTAGCGTAAATGCAATTATTTTCACTAGCGCAACATTGTGGTTATCCATTATCCTTCTGTTCGCTTTAATCTTCTTTACTGAAATCGTAGCAGAAGTAATTGGTCTTGTGCACGAACGTTACAAACCAATTATTTCCTTCTATAAAAAAGTAAAAAAACGCGAATAA
- a CDS encoding polysaccharide deacetylase family protein → MKQMFQCIIIFLSITTCSVSYTEAAANSPLTHQSTIQNAALPPKIAYLTFDDGPNKYTSQILNILKQKQGKATFFVIGGKASHYPQTMKRFIQEGHYIGLHSMSHDVKRLYTGDPSVLITEMEQARSIVRHIANLDTHLVRVPYGSMPYLKKNYRDALVSAQYKMWDWTIDTYDWKSYHNPSAILERVMNQSDEQVEVILMHDSSVTVKILPKVIDYLKAKGYTLLPYNPSSHSEVNFWKDARL, encoded by the coding sequence ATGAAGCAAATGTTTCAATGTATTATTATATTTTTAAGTATTACTACATGTTCGGTATCTTATACTGAAGCAGCCGCTAACTCCCCACTTACACATCAATCTACGATTCAGAACGCGGCCCTTCCGCCTAAAATTGCATACTTAACATTTGATGATGGGCCAAACAAATACACATCACAAATTTTAAACATCTTAAAGCAAAAGCAGGGAAAGGCAACCTTCTTTGTAATTGGTGGCAAGGCTTCACATTATCCACAAACAATGAAACGTTTCATACAAGAAGGTCATTATATCGGTCTTCACAGCATGTCTCATGACGTAAAGCGTTTATATACTGGTGATCCATCCGTTTTAATTACCGAAATGGAGCAGGCCCGCTCTATTGTCCGCCATATAGCAAATTTAGATACACACCTTGTTCGCGTTCCATATGGTAGTATGCCTTATTTAAAAAAGAATTATCGTGATGCACTTGTTTCCGCTCAGTACAAAATGTGGGATTGGACAATCGATACATATGACTGGAAAAGTTATCATAATCCTTCTGCTATATTAGAGCGTGTTATGAACCAAAGCGACGAACAAGTTGAAGTTATTTTAATGCATGATTCTAGCGTTACAGTGAAAATTCTTCCAAAGGTAATTGACTACCTTAAGGCGAAAGGATACACACTTCTTCCCTATAATCCTTCCTCTCATTCAGAAGTGAATTTCTGGAAGGACGCAAGATTGTAA